The proteins below come from a single Streptococcus porcinus genomic window:
- a CDS encoding accessory Sec-dependent serine-rich glycoprotein adhesin, with the protein MLQKLNKSSFIETESKSRVKLHKSGKSWVKTTLASFGLLQLFKGGQAEERVSEGDVDFVVSKNQLLKGALGVGAVIGGTSLVNTAFAAETTSSLPVTSETGFALAGMDSTVVVASTTASNTSVSDQSSASQSVSSSVSLSQSSLDSQTQSTSEQQSLSLSQSTSQSLASQVTSSTNVTTTVSDSSTVSASTSVSTSATTSTSLTPRVNMLSNRTMLAATGRLNNDLVTVTSSYLKDEVNNDGIVYPLRGETIEFYSKFTVDNAATAGDQFTMTYSPYATPSDFDMANWAPIDITDNSGEVIATGVYDATTKTVTYTFTSYVDKYQNVVASLDAYSYIDRSKVPNGTTLTMSYSMGGETTSKVETIRYESPYVYGTSSIESVINELDTTAHTVEQIFYVNPLQKNAYSTIFSVFGYIVDPNTGAIRQQGSNVINSSTVIEVYNAGSRTNLPDSMNITDYSKFTKVNPTITYGSDTANVYLGDISNVYVVRVVASYDPNSTYDIIQSGTMSSYDAIRNYSIVESDNNIVVNSDVSGGTGTVMTYSAGDYVWFDTNKDGLQTSGEKPAANVLVTLTYSDGTTKSVYTDATGHYQFDGLFDKESYTISFTAPAGYVLTTSNVGTNDTIDSDGASITFTINAANNMTIDAGLIPDPASESASTSLVNSVSNSTSVSTSTSLSDSVRNSTSISTSTSLSDSVRNSTSISTSTSLSDSVRNSTSATASTSLSDSVRNSTSVSASTNLSDSLRNSTSVSTSTSLSDSVRNSTSVSTSTSLSDSLRNSTSVSTSTSLSDSVSHSTSKSLSTSVSQSSSNTESEVAKVHTIGDTVWEDTNHNGIQDPGEPGISGVTVTLTNPDGSTQTTTTDSNGHYGFTELSDGDYTVTFETPKGYTPTIANTGDDTKDSDGQVVKVTVAGNDNPTIDSGFVKETHNWIYSLG; encoded by the coding sequence ATGTTACAAAAATTGAATAAGAGTAGTTTTATTGAGACTGAGTCAAAATCTCGTGTAAAATTGCACAAGTCGGGTAAAAGCTGGGTAAAAACTACTTTGGCTTCTTTTGGATTGCTCCAATTATTTAAAGGGGGTCAAGCAGAAGAACGCGTTTCTGAGGGAGACGTGGATTTTGTGGTATCTAAAAATCAGTTACTAAAAGGTGCTTTGGGAGTAGGGGCAGTAATTGGTGGTACAAGTCTCGTTAATACAGCATTTGCTGCAGAAACGACAAGTTCCTTACCAGTGACTTCTGAAACGGGGTTTGCTTTAGCAGGAATGGATTCGACTGTCGTTGTAGCGTCAACAACAGCTTCAAATACGAGTGTATCAGATCAAAGCTCTGCTTCACAAAGTGTTAGTTCGTCAGTATCATTGAGTCAGTCAAGTTTAGATAGTCAGACACAAAGTACTTCAGAACAACAGTCGCTATCATTATCACAATCAACGAGTCAGTCACTCGCTTCCCAAGTAACAAGTTCTACGAATGTGACGACCACAGTTTCAGATAGCTCGACGGTATCAGCTTCAACCTCTGTTTCTACATCTGCAACAACGTCAACCAGTTTAACTCCAAGAGTTAATATGTTATCAAACCGCACAATGTTAGCTGCTACTGGAAGACTTAACAATGACCTAGTAACAGTTACCTCATCTTATCTTAAAGATGAAGTAAATAATGATGGCATTGTGTATCCTTTACGTGGTGAAACTATTGAATTTTATTCAAAATTCACAGTAGATAATGCTGCCACTGCCGGGGATCAGTTTACAATGACTTATAGTCCCTATGCAACTCCATCAGATTTTGACATGGCTAATTGGGCGCCGATTGATATCACAGATAATTCAGGAGAAGTTATTGCAACTGGGGTTTACGATGCTACAACTAAGACGGTAACTTATACCTTCACGTCTTATGTTGATAAATATCAAAATGTAGTGGCTTCATTAGATGCTTACTCATACATTGATCGTTCAAAGGTACCTAATGGCACCACCTTAACGATGTCTTACTCTATGGGTGGGGAAACAACCTCAAAAGTTGAGACCATTAGGTATGAATCGCCATATGTATATGGGACTTCAAGTATTGAATCGGTCATAAATGAGCTTGATACGACTGCTCATACAGTTGAACAGATTTTCTATGTAAATCCATTGCAAAAAAATGCCTATTCAACTATTTTTTCAGTATTTGGCTATATTGTTGATCCTAACACTGGAGCTATAAGACAGCAAGGCAGTAATGTGATTAATAGTTCAACTGTTATTGAGGTTTATAATGCTGGAAGCAGAACAAATTTACCAGATAGTATGAATATTACTGACTACAGTAAATTTACTAAAGTTAATCCAACGATTACTTATGGTTCGGATACTGCAAATGTTTATCTTGGAGATATTTCAAACGTCTACGTGGTTCGAGTCGTTGCAAGCTATGATCCTAATTCAACATATGACATTATCCAAAGTGGGACAATGAGTTCTTATGATGCTATTAGAAACTACTCAATCGTTGAGTCTGATAATAATATCGTGGTTAACAGTGATGTGTCAGGTGGTACAGGAACAGTAATGACCTACAGTGCTGGAGATTATGTATGGTTTGATACAAATAAAGATGGGTTACAAACAAGCGGTGAAAAGCCAGCTGCGAATGTTTTGGTGACTTTGACTTATTCGGATGGAACAACAAAATCAGTTTACACTGACGCAACTGGGCACTATCAGTTTGATGGATTGTTTGATAAAGAAAGCTATACAATTTCATTTACAGCACCAGCTGGTTATGTCCTAACAACCTCAAACGTTGGTACAAATGACACGATTGACTCTGACGGTGCATCTATTACATTTACTATCAATGCTGCTAATAATATGACAATTGATGCAGGCTTAATCCCAGATCCTGCTAGCGAGAGCGCATCAACTTCTCTTGTTAACTCAGTAAGTAACTCAACATCGGTATCGACTTCAACCAGTTTATCGGATTCAGTACGTAACTCAACGTCGATTTCAACATCAACCAGCTTATCGGATTCAGTACGCAACTCAACGTCGATTTCAACATCAACCAGTTTATCAGATTCGGTACGCAACTCAACGTCAGCAACTGCATCAACCAGTTTATCGGATTCAGTACGCAACTCAACGTCAGTATCTGCATCAACAAATTTATCAGATTCATTACGTAACTCGACATCGGTTTCAACGTCAACCAGTTTATCAGATTCAGTACGCAACTCAACGTCAGTTTCAACGTCAACCAGTTTATCGGATTCATTACGTAACTCAACATCGGTATCGACTTCAACCAGTTTATCGGATTCAGTAAGTCATTCAACCTCAAAAAGTTTAAGTACGTCTGTGAGCCAATCATCTTCTAATACTGAATCAGAAGTGGCTAAAGTGCACACAATTGGAGATACAGTTTGGGAAGATACCAACCATAATGGCATTCAAGACCCAGGTGAGCCAGGAATTTCAGGCGTGACAGTCAC
- the gtfB gene encoding accessory Sec system glycosylation chaperone GtfB yields MLNIFEHYDQATQDLHYSLVMSGYIHPTVILNETGFLPASVTSPYAFFMGEEQVTEGKARYFNQIKTPKFWEIQSNNNNGEILDHDIKKANIFYAEPTHKRLVRAVEWLDREGRVRLVEHYNKHGRLYAQSVYNKEQSEVLKTYYDQEGKEKIVENFVTNDIILNDRNKIKIFKSKLEFMIYYLQRSTFKLDKIIYNSLALPFQISIHLPEPGQDILVWQEEFRGSIPGNMQAILSESVARSCQVIIPDPLTYQTFIQLHNGENNKVNSLGYLYPLAQEKNWSANALIFTNSDQLEQIEPLVTHLPDFQFHIGALTEMSPKLQALGQKDNVFLYPNMSPKTITALWRLCSVYLDINHGNEILNAIRMAFEHRMPIYAFDNTQHTRHYILPKNIFIPNRVDDMIKALTSLAYPDTFKDIMEHQLAFANHTTKEAYKEVFG; encoded by the coding sequence ATGCTTAATATATTTGAACATTATGACCAAGCTACTCAGGATTTGCACTATTCTTTAGTGATGTCAGGTTACATTCATCCAACTGTTATTCTAAATGAGACAGGATTTTTACCCGCTTCTGTAACTAGTCCCTACGCCTTTTTCATGGGTGAAGAGCAAGTTACTGAAGGAAAAGCTCGGTATTTCAATCAAATCAAAACTCCTAAATTTTGGGAAATTCAGTCCAATAACAACAATGGTGAAATTCTCGACCATGATATTAAGAAAGCAAATATTTTTTATGCAGAGCCAACCCATAAACGTTTAGTCCGAGCCGTTGAATGGTTAGATCGTGAGGGAAGGGTGCGTTTGGTTGAACATTACAACAAACATGGACGCCTCTATGCACAGAGTGTTTATAATAAGGAACAGTCTGAGGTTTTGAAAACTTACTATGATCAAGAGGGTAAGGAAAAAATTGTTGAAAATTTTGTGACCAATGATATTATTTTGAATGATCGAAACAAAATTAAAATATTCAAGAGTAAATTGGAATTTATGATTTATTATCTTCAGAGATCAACTTTTAAGCTTGATAAAATCATTTATAATTCTTTGGCCTTACCATTTCAAATCAGTATCCATTTACCAGAACCTGGTCAGGATATTCTAGTTTGGCAAGAAGAGTTTAGAGGCTCTATTCCTGGTAATATGCAGGCCATTTTAAGTGAAAGTGTTGCTAGAAGTTGCCAAGTTATCATTCCTGATCCCTTGACTTATCAAACTTTTATTCAACTCCATAATGGGGAGAATAATAAAGTTAATTCTTTGGGCTATTTATATCCTTTGGCGCAGGAAAAAAATTGGTCAGCCAATGCTCTGATTTTTACCAATAGTGATCAACTTGAACAAATAGAACCTTTAGTAACTCATTTACCTGATTTTCAATTCCATATTGGAGCTCTGACAGAAATGTCACCTAAATTACAGGCTTTGGGACAAAAGGACAATGTTTTCTTATACCCTAATATGTCACCCAAAACAATCACTGCCTTGTGGCGTTTATGCTCTGTTTATTTGGATATTAACCATGGGAATGAGATACTCAATGCTATTCGGATGGCTTTTGAACATAGGATGCCAATCTATGCTTTTGACAATACCCAGCATACGCGTCACTATATTTTACCGAAGAATATTTTTATCCCCAATAGGGTTGACGATATGATAAAGGCTTTAACTTCGTTAGCTTATCCTGATACTTTTAAAGACATTATGGAACACCAGTTAGCCTTTGCTAATCATACCACGAAAGAAGCCTACAAGGAGGTGTTTGGATAA